In the genome of Rhodamnia argentea isolate NSW1041297 chromosome 3, ASM2092103v1, whole genome shotgun sequence, one region contains:
- the LOC115743146 gene encoding uncharacterized protein LOC115743146 isoform X3: MGTCVYFPEKSGHGDTDGEDREFDIRGEKEFWDEMKRGLVDKEGFLRKQSLHILKIALGTNGVDQNCFGGLDKNSCDKQSDTRSLTKREQWAVKEARSLGIGKECNLSESLPDSRWKWEAFLLLYEMLEEYGTHLVEAAWNHQVSSLLHFCGSHYNSGNSGNSGNEAPGCNVVSGEFPNWLSVLWERGFSHDNPQVRCLIMESFLSIHWENYGSCAKALPQSFVLGPFMQGLNDPVHHKNFGLKGAYSSVAIEGATKFLYQYIGHLNARTQMEFLRNLSSLAKQQSFGRAGLMALSECIASAACRIVVDEKCKSESPENGSLDKDQVEHFEEDLPHSDGADILDVLRYVVESCKQHFNPNYRLQVCGKILEAAASVVYSGAVPLEMLLHFISTFPREFIDVGGPLHMKIKEWLFGSPRTVILNSLLDFPRRFINSCHSLGTAFTCDDEELAAWEYEARRWAMVLFLVANDENQLETVLMFIKTHGIDICNQSNNSNWLALKYLILLLSLILELQELQGKTAEVNSNFGIKSTPFPLDTVDPLNNRNTLEEYRKFLCFFLSILEDLVAYAKMSCSIFWSSCEVADVDLPGSVRGKLGGPSQRRLSSSITTAVLQAITSVKAVASISLWCAQMRTEASLNICFDFLWDFLRRTLSASACNSKTGAELYIAAYEALASALRTLVSAFSPLILNIIWRKDLTHVPLSEEEQLLDSLVITFLHKINTILGLGFLTRTRRAVLINWKWRCLESLLSMPYHACKDGVQVKGREFFFSDDVLGQILVDLVGSLENAAEDSVLPMLRSLRLVLGLFASSRLDSAVSPSVGVDTQMMWQLVRSSWVLHVSCKKRRVAAISALLSSVLHPSLFKDESMHVTESGCGPLKWFVEMVLEEGTKSPRTIRLAALHLTGVWLSNPTTLKYYIKELKLLSLHGSVAFDEDFESEMTDNNDAKLEVSLLANSPDAELTEAFINTELYARVSVAALFCKLADLAEKVGSTEANADCRAALDAGKLFLLELLDAVVNEKDLAKELYKKYSAIHRRKIRAWQMICALTRFVSLDIVGQVTGSLHICLYRNNLPAVRQYLETFAINVYLKFPSLVAEQLVPILRDHNARPQALSSYVFIAANILLHAFNDVQLRHLEDLLPPIIPLLTSHHHSLRGFTQLLVYKVLQKLFPAAGRGASECVPLEKKCFEDLQEYLTNNHDCARLRSSMEGYLDAYDPKVSATPSGIFVNRVEELEFECVPMSLMEQVLDFLNDVRGDLRCSMAKDLVAIKNESLRIDEDSNHQEVSSSTNNDFFLGQPPGDALTNFQKKFTLAKHDKQDALVSSFLCLDETNKLLSEMEQEDHLVNYMFPTRIETMDKNRASRQNIILVASLLDRIPNLAGLARTCEVFKASGLAIADANITRDKQFQLISVTAEKWVPIIEVPVRSLKGFLDKKKREGFSVVGLEQTANSVPLDQYAFPTNTVLVLGREKEGIPVDIIHILDACIEIPQLGVVRSLNVHVSGAIALWEYTRQQRSK, from the exons ATGGGGACATGTGTATACTTTCCAG AGAAAAGTGGTCATGGTGACACCGATGGTGAAGACAGAGAATTTGATATCCGGGGCGAAAAAGAATTTTGGGATGAAATGAAAAGAGGCTTG GTTGATAAGGAAGGTTTTTTGAGGAAACAGTCATTACATATATTGAAGATCGCCCTAGGAACGAATGGGGTGGACCAGAATTGTTTTGGTGGTTTAGATAAAAATTCATGTGATAAGCAGTCTGATACTCGATCTCTGACAAAGCGGGAGCAATGGGCTGTTAAGGAAGCCAGGTCACTAGGCATAGGGAAAGAGTGCAATTTATCTGAATCTCTACCTGATAGTAGGTGGAAGTGGGAGGCATTCTTGCTGCTTTATGAGATGCTCGAAGAATATGGTACTCACTTGGTTGAAGCAGCTTGGAATCACCAG GTATCCTCGTTGCTTCATTTTTGTGGCTCACATTATAATTCTGGCAATTCTGGCAATTCTGGCAATGAAGCTCCTGGTTGTAACGTTGTTTCTGGCGAATTCCCTAACTGGTTGTCAGTCTTGTGGGAAAGGGGTTTCTCTCATGATAATCCTCAAG TTAGATGCCTGATAATGGAGTCATTTTTGAGCATCCACTGGGAGAACTACGGAAGCTGTGCTAAAGCTCTACCTCAATCTTTTGTTCTTGGTCCATTTATGCAAGGGTTGAATGACCCTGTGCACCACAAGAATTTTG GCTTAAAAGGAGCTTATTCTTCAGTTGCAATCGAAGGTGCTACAAAGTTTCTATACCAATATATCGGTCACCTGAATGCGAG GACACAGATGGAATTTCTGAGGAATCTATCTTCTCTTGCTAAGCAACAATCTTTTGGTAGAGCTGGATTGATGGCCCTTTCTGAATGCATTGCTTCAGCAGCTTGTAGAATTGTAGTGGATGAGAAGTGCAAATCAGAGTCACCTGAAAATGGTTCCCTTGACAAGGATCAAGTGGAACACTTTGAAGAGGATTTGCCTCACTCCGATGGAGCAGACATTCTGGATGTTCTGAGATATGTTGTTGAAAGCTGCAAACAACATTTTAATCCAAATTATCGTCTTCAAG TTTGTGGGAAGATCCTCGAAGCTGCTGCCTCAGTGGTGTATTCTGGTGCTGTGCCTCTTGAGATGCTTCTGCACTTTATTTCTACGTTTCCTCGGGAATTCATTGATGTTGGTG gtCCCTTgcacatgaaaataaaagaatggcTATTTGGTTCTCCTAGGACGGTGATTTTAAATAGTCTTCTAGACTTCCCTAGAAGGTTCATAAATTCTTGTCATTCTCTTGGTACTGCGTTTACTTGTGATGATGAGGAACTTGCCGCTTGGGAATATGAAGCAAGACGGTGGGCTATGGTGCTTTTTCTTGTTGCAAATGATGAAAACCAGTTGGAGACAGTATTGATG TTCATCAAAACTCATGGCATTGACATATGTAACCAAAGCAATAATTCCAATTGGCTTGCTCTGAAGTATCTCATCCTTCTATTAAGCCTGATTCTGGAGCTTCAAGAGTTGCAGGGAAAAACTGCTGAAGTCAACAGCAATTTTGGAATAAAATCTACACCTTTTCCTCTTGATACAGTGGATCCATTGAATAATAGAAACACTTTGGAGGAATATAGAAAGTTTCTCTGCTTTTTCCTCTCTATTCTG GAGGATTTGGTTGCATATGCTAAGATGTCTTGTTCAATATTCTGGTCTAGCTGTGAGGTAGCGGACGTGGACCTGCCTGGTTCTGTGCGGGGAAAGCTTGGAGGTCCTAGTCAACGCCGCTTGTCATCTTCCATCACTACTGCAGTGCTGCAGGCT ATAACGTCTGTCAAGGCTGTTGCTTCTATATCTTTGTGGTGTGCACAGATGAGGACTGAAGCTTCACTAAATATTTGTTTTGACTTTCTGTGGGATTTTTTGCGGAGAACTTTATCAGCTTCAGCTTGTAATTCAAAG ACTGGGGCAGAACTCTATATTGCAGCTTATGAAGCCTTAGCTTCTGCCCTCAGAACATTGGTGTCGGCTTTCTCTCCCCTTATCCTGAATATAATCTGGAGAAAGGATTTGACTCATGTACCGCTTTCTGAAGAGGAACAGCTTTTAGATTCCTTGGTTATTACTTTTTTACACAAGATAAACACTATTCTTGGTCTGGGATTTCTGACAAGAACCCGACGGGCAGTTTTGATAAATTGGAAG TGGCGGTGCCTAGAATCACTGTTGTCAATGCCTTATCATGCTTGTAAGGATGGAGTTCAAGTAAAAGGACGTGAATTTTTCTTCTCAGATGATGTGCTTGGACAGATACTTGTTGACCTTGTTGGAAG TCTTGAAAATGCTGCTGAAGATTCTGTTCTGCCTATGCTAAGGTCACTCAGACTGGTTTTGGGGTTGTTTGCTTCCAGTAGATTGGATTCAGCTGTTTCCCCATCTGTTGGTGTGGATACCCAG ATGATGTGGCAGTTGGTTCGTTCTTCATGGGTGTTGCATGTCAGCTGCAAAAAGAGGAGGGTTGCAGCTATTTCTGCACTTTTATCATCTgttcttcatccttctttgTTCAAGGATGAGAGCATGCATGTGACAGAGAGTGGATGTGGGCCTCTCAAATGG TTTGTGGAAATGGTTCTTGAGGAAGGGACGAAAAGTCCACGGACAATTCGTCTAGCAGCATTGCATTTAACAGGAGTTTGGCTTTCAAATCCTACAACCTTAAAGTATTACATTAAGGAACTGAAGCTTCTATCGCTCCATGGTTCTG tTGCATTTGATGAGGATTTTGAATCTGAAATGACTGACAATAATGATGCCAAGCTTGAAGTGTCCTTATTGGCAAATAGTCCTGATGCTGAGTTGACTGAA GCTTTTATAAATACAGAACTGTATGCCCGTGTTTCTGTTGCTGCCCTCTTCTGCAAACTCGCTGACTTGGCTGAAAAGGTTGGATCTACTGAGGCGAATGCTGATTGTCGCGCTGCTCTGGATGCTGGCAAGTTATTTCTGCTAGAGCTCCTTGACGCAGTG GTGAACGAGAAGGATCTTGCAAAGGAGCTGTACAAGAAGTACAGTGCG ATTCATAGGCGCAAAATACGTGCTTGGCAGATGATATGTGCCTTGACTAGATTTGTCAGTCTAGATATAGTGGGGCAAGTTACAGGAAGTTTGCACATATGCCTATAT CGTAACAATCTACCTGCGGTTCGCCAGTACCTAGAGACATTTGCCATTAATGTTTACCTGAAGTTCCCATCCCTG GTGGCAGAGCAATTGGTTCCTATTTTACGAGACCACAATGCAAGGCCTCAG GCACTTTCTTCGTATGTATTTATAGCAGCTAATATCCTTCTACACGCATTTAATGATGTTCAACTCAGGCATTTGGAAGATCTACTTCCTCCTATAATTCCATTGCTGACCTCACATCATCACAGTTTACGTGGATTTACTCAG TTGTTGGTGTATAAAGTTCTACAAAAGTTGTTTCCTGCTGCTGGTCGTGGAGCCTCTGAGTGCGTCCCTCTGGAGAAAAAATGCTTTGAAGATTTGCAAGAGTATCTGACCAACAACCATGATTGTGCACG TTTACGATCATCAATGGAAGGATATCTTGATGCCTATGATCCCAAAGTTTCTGCTACTCCTTCTGGAATTTTCGTCAATCGGGTTGAG GAACTTGAATTTGAATGTGTTCCTATGTCCCTCATGGAGCAAGTGCTTGACTTTTTAAAT GATGTCCGGGGAGATCTGAGATGTTCCATGGCAAAAGATTTGGTTGCCATAAAGAACGAGAGCTTACGTATTGATGAAGATAGCAACCATCAGGAAGTATCATCTAGCACcaacaatgatttttttcttggcCAGCCACCTGGTGATGCTTTAACGAACTTCCAGAAAAAGTTTACGCTTGCCAAACATGATAAACAAGACGCTTTAGTGAGCTCGTTCTTGTGCCTTGATGAGACGAACAAGCTTCTTTCAG AAATGGAGCAAGAGGATCACCTTGTCAATTATATGTTCCCTACGCGAATTGAGACTATGGACAAAAACAGAGCTAGCAGACAAAATATCATCCTTGTAGCATCTTTGCTTGATCGTATACCAAATCTTGCTGGGTTGGCACGGACTTGTGAG GTGTTTAAGGCTTCTGGATTGGCCATTGCAGATGCAAATATCACACGTGATAAGCAGTTCCAACTCATCAG TGTCACTGCAGAGAAGTGGGTACCTATCATAGAAGTCCCTGTGAGAAGTTTGAAAGGTTTCTTGGACAAGAAAAAGCGAGAAGGCTTCTCCGTCGTGGGACTAGAACAAACGGCAAATAGTGTCCCTCTCGATCAGTATGCTTTCCCCACAAACACG GTCCTTGTCCTAGGACGTGAAAAAGAGGGCATACCAGTGGATATCATCCATATTCTGGACGCTTGCATTGAAATTCCCCAGTTGGGAGTGGTTAGATCGCTTAATGTTCACGTCAGTGGTGCCATTGCCCTTTGGGAGTACACTAGACAGCAGAGATCTAAATAG